ATTACGTTATTGAATCAGTTATAATTCGGCCATACCCATACCCATACCCATACCTATCAAGTGATAGCAACCCTATATCAGTTTCGCCATAAAAATAAATAGGAAAGCAACCTAGGGTTATATTATGAGAAAATCAGTTCAAAATAAAAGATCTGATCATTTATGTTTTAGTCATCATTGAAAATAGACTGATACGGAAAGAGGGGCGAGTACTAACTGATCAATAAACTACTGACTAATCGCCTTGGTGTGTGTGTTGTTTTTTTTGCTTTGCCTAAACGTACAAGCATCTGCACGGTTTGCTCGGCTTTTATATTAAAGCGTTGTTTAAATTGTGCTTGTAGGGGCAACATATCATCATACTCTTGTAATATTTGACTCATAGGATGTTGCGCTAGACCCATTGCTGTCGTTGTTAAATTTAAACGACAATAATCACGACCTACTTTAACTTGTTGTAGGCGGCTATTTCCTTTTGTGGTTATCCAAGCAAAAGTGCTACTAGATCCACTGATAGAGCGTGTTATATCAACACTTTGTTTACTAAAATTACTGGGATCCTTTTCGGTTTCTTTTCTATCTAAAAATAAAGTTTCAAGCATAAATTTTTTAATCCCGGTCACGCCGGAATGTTCAAGGCCAAAACCGTCTCTATATTGTTGCACCTCCTGATCGTTAAAACGAAACATTTTGATGGTCTCTAAATCTCGCGCTTTATTCGCTACCTCAATCACCATGGCTTCCGTTAATCGGTGTTGTAAATAACGGTTATCTGATTTTGAATCATGAATTGTCAAACTTGACTGCGTTTTCATAAACAGCATTTGCAACTGATATTTTTGATCGGGAGTTAAGCGACTATTATCGTATTCACGTTTGTTAGATTGGCGCGTCAGTATGTAATTAAAGAGCGGATCAATATCTATTTTTATGTGCTTAGTTAATACAATTCTGGCAATGGGTTTACTTTTTAACACTGTGTTTTTGTATTCGCCTTGTGGAAAATACTCAATCTCAGCGTGATAACCTAAACCCGTTGCTGCAATGCTCAACATTTCTAAAAAACAGCCTTGACCAATATGGATTTGTCGATAAAACGGATCTGTTTCGGGTAATAAACGCGTTTGATCTATATACAGATCAAAACTTTTAGGATGATTAACCTTAATTAACCAAGGCTGTTTATTGTGAGGGTTAGGGCAAAGGATCGCATATGCGAGTACCTTTAAATAGATATCCGACTTACTGTCATCAGGCCCATCCCAACCGTAATCAATGCTATCATTATTTGTGGCGTAACGACTTAATGTACTAGTTAAAGTCGCGACAGCAAGCCCAACGCCCATAACGCGAATAAAATTTCGACGTTCCATAAATTACTCCCAATATTAATTTACATTCCTTGGAATATAAATTAATATTCTTTGGAATGTTTGTCAAGTCTTACGTTAAGGAAGTGCAGTGAACATACGCCAACAGAATGAACTACGTTTAATGATTGTAAATGGTATTATTCAACAACTAATGGATACGAGAACGAATAAGCTATTTAAAAATTTTGAAATTAGTAAATCAGAATTTTCTTTGCTTTGTCACTTTAGTCACAAGCCTGAGCGTAGTTGGATTATTTCTGAATTAGTGGAGGTGATGGAAATGAACCAACCCGGCATTAGTAAATTGGTCGCGGCGTTAAGCGAAAACGCCATGTTATGTGCTAAAACGGATAAGTTTGATAAACGTAA
The sequence above is a segment of the Psychromonas sp. CNPT3 genome. Coding sequences within it:
- a CDS encoding Acg family FMN-binding oxidoreductase — translated: MERRNFIRVMGVGLAVATLTSTLSRYATNNDSIDYGWDGPDDSKSDIYLKVLAYAILCPNPHNKQPWLIKVNHPKSFDLYIDQTRLLPETDPFYRQIHIGQGCFLEMLSIAATGLGYHAEIEYFPQGEYKNTVLKSKPIARIVLTKHIKIDIDPLFNYILTRQSNKREYDNSRLTPDQKYQLQMLFMKTQSSLTIHDSKSDNRYLQHRLTEAMVIEVANKARDLETIKMFRFNDQEVQQYRDGFGLEHSGVTGIKKFMLETLFLDRKETEKDPSNFSKQSVDITRSISGSSSTFAWITTKGNSRLQQVKVGRDYCRLNLTTTAMGLAQHPMSQILQEYDDMLPLQAQFKQRFNIKAEQTVQMLVRLGKAKKTTHTPRRLVSSLLIS
- a CDS encoding MarR family winged helix-turn-helix transcriptional regulator; this translates as MNIRQQNELRLMIVNGIIQQLMDTRTNKLFKNFEISKSEFSLLCHFSHKPERSWIISELVEVMEMNQPGISKLVAALSENAMLCAKTDKFDKRKRHISITSKGLQICKDVMQKLKPDINLYFADWQDQEVLQMLKYSEKLMLWLDNNKIRTL